From a single Aquincola tertiaricarbonis genomic region:
- a CDS encoding FlxA-like family protein yields MSTAPSTASGASNGNSSQIAALRKQLTALNKELSEVVASDQDAKSKMARTKLLQAQIQAVQNQIEALQRAAQLAQQAAQREKAQAAAQGQTSQDSSRQARPSRSLVDLTA; encoded by the coding sequence GTGTCCACCGCCCCCTCCACCGCTTCCGGCGCCTCCAACGGCAACAGCAGCCAGATCGCGGCCCTGCGCAAGCAACTGACCGCGCTGAACAAGGAGCTGAGCGAGGTGGTCGCCTCCGACCAGGACGCCAAGTCCAAGATGGCGCGGACCAAGCTGCTGCAGGCGCAGATCCAGGCGGTGCAGAACCAGATCGAGGCATTGCAGCGCGCCGCCCAGCTGGCCCAGCAGGCTGCCCAGCGCGAGAAGGCGCAGGCTGCTGCGCAGGGCCAGACCAGCCAGGACAGCAGCCGCCAGGCCCGCCCTTCGCGCAGCCTGGTCGACCTGACGGCCTGA
- the pdxR gene encoding MocR-like pyridoxine biosynthesis transcription factor PdxR encodes MSEASAPELRLRPAATLPATDSLAEWLRGQRLQRPGQPLRLQLAQGLREAVMSRVLLPGQRLPATRALAEQLGVARNTLVAVYAQLEAEGFVVAGHGSGTYVRPVVQERPADGAPPLRPEAAGARPRLSRRGRDYRGDPIHEFWVERPFCPGGFTGELFPQAVWNQLQIQALRRPSADLLLPGEPGGSPALRQALARHVRATRGVRCEPEQVILTDSTAQSVSLIGRLLCDPRDEVIVENPCYWGARRALEQQGLRLRPVDVDDGGAPVPTAAASSARLAYLTPSHQFPTGAAMPLARRLHWLACARAAGMLLLEDDYDSPFRYAGAPLPSLQGLDAESGAGEHVIYLGSFSKTMFPGIRLAFMVVPQSLAGVFAAATHDFDRDGDQLLQAVMARFIDEGHYAGHVHRLREAFGRRREALLQALHADVPALSRPDSALCLTGGARGVHLCFALPPGSDDRALAAACARRGVTVIPLSAYAVGSRRAGLVLSYAGVREGEIAALVRAIAPVLRQAAG; translated from the coding sequence ATGTCTGAAGCCAGCGCGCCAGAGCTGCGGCTGCGGCCGGCCGCCACGCTACCGGCCACCGACAGCCTGGCCGAATGGCTGCGTGGCCAGCGCCTGCAGCGGCCCGGCCAGCCGCTGCGCCTGCAGCTGGCCCAGGGCCTGCGGGAAGCGGTGATGTCGCGCGTGCTGCTGCCCGGCCAGCGGCTGCCGGCCACACGCGCCCTGGCCGAGCAGCTGGGCGTGGCACGCAACACGCTGGTGGCGGTGTACGCCCAGCTGGAGGCCGAAGGCTTCGTCGTTGCCGGCCATGGCTCGGGCACCTATGTGCGCCCGGTGGTGCAGGAGCGGCCCGCGGATGGTGCGCCGCCCCTTCGCCCCGAAGCTGCGGGCGCCCGCCCGCGCTTGTCCCGCCGCGGCCGCGACTACCGGGGCGATCCGATCCATGAGTTCTGGGTCGAGCGCCCGTTCTGCCCGGGCGGCTTCACCGGTGAGCTGTTTCCGCAGGCGGTGTGGAACCAGTTGCAGATCCAGGCGCTGCGCCGGCCCAGCGCCGACCTGCTGCTGCCCGGCGAGCCAGGGGGTTCTCCCGCGCTGCGCCAGGCGCTGGCGCGCCATGTGCGCGCCACCCGCGGCGTGCGCTGCGAGCCCGAGCAGGTGATCCTGACCGACAGCACCGCGCAATCGGTGTCGTTGATCGGCCGCCTGCTGTGCGACCCGCGCGACGAGGTGATCGTCGAGAACCCCTGCTACTGGGGCGCGCGCCGCGCGCTGGAGCAGCAGGGCCTGCGGCTGCGCCCGGTGGACGTGGACGACGGCGGCGCGCCGGTGCCCACGGCCGCCGCGTCCAGCGCGCGGCTGGCCTACCTGACGCCTTCACACCAGTTTCCGACCGGGGCCGCCATGCCGTTGGCGCGCCGCCTGCACTGGCTGGCCTGCGCGCGCGCCGCCGGCATGCTGCTGCTGGAGGACGACTACGACAGCCCCTTCCGCTACGCCGGTGCGCCGCTGCCTTCGCTGCAGGGCCTGGATGCGGAGTCGGGCGCGGGCGAACACGTGATCTACCTGGGCAGCTTCAGCAAGACGATGTTCCCGGGCATCCGGCTGGCCTTCATGGTGGTGCCGCAGTCGCTGGCGGGCGTTTTCGCCGCTGCCACGCACGACTTCGATCGCGACGGCGACCAGCTGCTGCAGGCGGTGATGGCGCGCTTCATCGACGAAGGCCATTACGCCGGCCATGTGCATCGGCTGCGCGAGGCCTTCGGCCGTCGGCGCGAGGCGCTGCTGCAGGCGCTGCACGCGGACGTGCCCGCGCTGTCGCGGCCCGACAGCGCGCTGTGCCTGACGGGCGGTGCCCGCGGCGTGCACCTGTGCTTTGCACTGCCGCCGGGCAGCGACGACCGCGCGCTGGCCGCGGCCTGTGCCCGCCGCGGCGTGACGGTGATCCCGCTCTCGGCCTATGCCGTGGGCAGCCGCCGGGCGGGCCTGGTGTTGTCGTACGCCGGCGTGCGTGAAGGCGAGATCGCGGCGCTGGTGCGCGCCATCGCCCCGGTGCTGCGCCAGGCGGCGGGCTGA
- a CDS encoding TetR/AcrR family transcriptional regulator — MPSPAAPKPRAPARKPVAAKRSSKPLLMRRRPSQERAHGTLEAVLKAAEQEIAQGGLDRLTTKRIAATAGLSVGAVYEYFPNKEAVIGELIQRWLVRVFDELDAVHPRHGAGLDLLSFVLEQMQRAVRLYQDQPGLGALLGMLTAMPALRAVLDDHDERMTASVCSALAFYVPRAEAAELRATAVSIRVIAHEMIAAAVVYRPADQQRLLTHLRVCLIALVSRLLAPA, encoded by the coding sequence ATGCCCTCACCCGCCGCCCCCAAGCCCCGCGCCCCCGCGCGCAAGCCGGTGGCCGCCAAGCGCAGCAGCAAACCGCTGCTGATGCGGCGCCGGCCCTCGCAGGAACGGGCGCACGGCACCCTCGAGGCGGTGCTGAAGGCGGCCGAGCAGGAGATTGCGCAAGGCGGCCTCGACCGCCTGACCACCAAGCGCATCGCCGCCACGGCGGGCCTGTCGGTGGGTGCGGTGTACGAGTACTTCCCGAACAAGGAAGCCGTCATCGGCGAGCTGATCCAGCGCTGGCTGGTGCGCGTGTTCGATGAGCTGGACGCCGTGCACCCGCGCCACGGCGCCGGCCTGGACCTGCTGAGCTTCGTGCTGGAACAGATGCAGCGCGCCGTGCGCCTGTACCAGGACCAGCCCGGCCTGGGGGCGCTGCTGGGCATGCTGACGGCGATGCCGGCCCTGCGCGCGGTGCTGGACGACCACGACGAGCGCATGACGGCGTCGGTTTGCAGCGCGCTGGCCTTCTACGTGCCCCGTGCCGAAGCGGCTGAACTGCGCGCCACCGCGGTGAGCATCCGCGTCATCGCGCACGAGATGATCGCCGCGGCCGTGGTGTACCGCCCGGCCGACCAGCAGCGGCTGCTGACGCACCTGCGGGTGTGCCTGATCGCGCTGGTATCTCGGCTGCTGGCCCCCGCCTGA
- a CDS encoding amidohydrolase — MPLLSRLATPAVLAAVLATLAGCNDGGTSPADVVLRGGKVVTMDDQRTVAQAVAVKDGRIAFVGSDADVTTHIGRKTRVIELEGRMLMPGFIDAHLHSIAGGRALLVCDLQYQPLTRPQLVEKLQACLDASQDRGPDAWLEAVNWDRQATANLDADPTAQTLTALATTRPVVVTSSDFHSTLANVRALQLAGITAATPDPAGGSFLRDAQGNPTGIGIDGGGFQIKAAIPPDTQEDVLKQARAALQAIRAQGITSFMDAAAGENTLRTYQTLQQAGELTARVNLALSIQSADDIAALRAVADAGDKGDAVAQPGVRARILKLFMDGVVNAPADNGALLQPYFQNAGTPQAPVLIPSTNYGALYFEQARLQDIMVKAIDNGFDIHMHATGDRGVRTVLNALQTARQQRPQADFRPAIAHAETVAVSDYARFATEDVMATMSFQWGVRASFSVGLTEQHLGPDRFARMEPSGSLRRAGARIVHGSDWPIDAFDTFLALKAGVTRSGDPQNPRSPASQSPDYVGRINDDPALSRDDVLAAITRHAAYQLRLDQQVGTLEKGKLADLIILEQDFLAVPDEELARNRALLTMVGGQTVYATGPYESQMSAATATRTADARAMILSPKGSAGMLVHQVGKRVHVCTPGDGHLPFGQRAALRSTGSAG; from the coding sequence ATGCCCCTGCTCTCCCGACTCGCGACCCCGGCTGTGCTGGCGGCCGTGCTCGCCACCCTGGCCGGCTGCAACGACGGCGGCACCAGCCCCGCCGACGTGGTGCTGCGCGGTGGCAAGGTCGTCACCATGGACGACCAGCGCACCGTGGCCCAGGCCGTGGCCGTCAAGGACGGTCGCATCGCCTTCGTCGGCAGCGATGCCGACGTGACGACGCACATCGGCCGCAAGACACGGGTGATCGAGCTGGAGGGGCGCATGCTGATGCCCGGCTTCATCGATGCCCACCTGCACAGCATCGCCGGTGGCCGCGCGCTGCTGGTATGCGACCTGCAATACCAGCCGCTGACACGCCCGCAGCTGGTCGAGAAGCTGCAGGCCTGCCTGGACGCCAGCCAGGACCGCGGCCCGGACGCCTGGCTGGAGGCAGTGAACTGGGACCGCCAGGCCACGGCCAACCTCGATGCCGACCCCACCGCGCAGACGCTGACCGCGCTGGCCACGACGCGGCCGGTGGTGGTGACCTCGAGCGACTTCCACTCCACGCTGGCCAACGTGCGGGCGCTGCAATTGGCCGGCATCACCGCGGCCACGCCCGACCCGGCGGGCGGCAGCTTCCTGCGCGATGCCCAGGGCAACCCCACCGGCATCGGCATCGACGGCGGCGGCTTCCAGATCAAGGCGGCGATTCCGCCCGACACGCAGGAAGACGTGCTGAAGCAAGCCCGCGCCGCGCTGCAGGCCATCCGCGCGCAGGGCATCACCAGCTTCATGGACGCGGCCGCCGGCGAGAACACGCTGCGCACCTACCAGACGCTGCAGCAGGCCGGTGAGCTGACGGCGCGCGTGAACCTGGCACTGAGCATCCAGTCGGCCGACGACATTGCGGCGCTGCGGGCGGTGGCCGATGCCGGCGACAAGGGCGACGCGGTGGCCCAGCCTGGCGTGCGCGCCCGCATCCTCAAGCTGTTCATGGACGGCGTGGTGAACGCGCCGGCCGACAACGGCGCGCTGCTGCAGCCCTACTTCCAGAACGCGGGCACGCCGCAGGCGCCGGTGCTGATCCCCAGCACCAACTACGGCGCGCTGTACTTCGAGCAGGCCCGGCTGCAGGACATCATGGTCAAGGCCATCGACAACGGCTTCGACATCCACATGCATGCCACCGGTGACCGCGGCGTGCGCACGGTGCTCAATGCGCTGCAGACGGCCCGCCAGCAGCGGCCGCAGGCCGACTTCCGGCCCGCCATCGCCCATGCCGAGACGGTGGCGGTGAGCGACTACGCCCGCTTCGCCACCGAAGACGTGATGGCGACGATGTCGTTCCAGTGGGGTGTGCGCGCCTCGTTCTCGGTGGGGCTGACGGAGCAGCACCTGGGCCCGGACCGCTTTGCGCGCATGGAGCCTTCGGGCAGCCTGCGCCGGGCGGGCGCACGCATCGTGCACGGCAGCGACTGGCCGATCGACGCCTTCGACACCTTCCTGGCGCTGAAGGCGGGCGTGACGCGCTCGGGCGATCCGCAGAACCCGCGCAGCCCGGCCAGCCAGTCGCCCGACTACGTGGGCCGCATCAACGACGACCCGGCGCTGTCACGCGATGACGTGCTGGCCGCCATCACCCGCCATGCGGCCTACCAGCTGCGGCTGGACCAGCAGGTGGGCACGCTGGAGAAGGGCAAGCTGGCCGACCTGATCATCCTGGAGCAGGACTTCCTGGCCGTGCCCGACGAGGAGCTGGCCCGCAACCGCGCGCTGCTGACGATGGTGGGCGGGCAGACGGTGTACGCCACCGGGCCTTATGAGTCGCAGATGAGCGCCGCCACCGCCACCCGCACCGCCGATGCACGGGCGATGATCCTCAGCCCCAAGGGCTCGGCCGGCATGCTGGTGCACCAGGTGGGCAAGCGGGTGCACGTGTGCACGCCGGGCGACGGGCACCTGCCTTTCGGTCAGCGTGCGGCCTTGCGCAGCACGGGCAGCGCCGGCTGA
- a CDS encoding bifunctional metallophosphatase/5'-nucleotidase → MSRLTLMARAVAAAGLAGLALSACAVTPVPAQAPVSIKIVGFNDYHGNLESPGTFGANTSVPSAQRPAVGGADYLAAYVARMRAANPNTVVVGAGDFIGATPLISSLFFDEPAVETLNKIGVEFSAVGNHEFDKGKDELRRLQNGGCKLTNGAPDANSCRGYGSAAPGSFDGARFRWLSANVVETATGKTLLPAYGIKTFGKVKVAFIGMTLKGTPGIVTPTGVAGLSFRDEAQTVNELVPRLRAQGIEAIVVLVHQGGFQGAGNSDINGCVGDLAGSDIAGIVKQLDNAVDLVISGHTHAAYNCSRNTLDNGSVAREAGLPNKAGRKVPVTSASAFGRVLTEVDLKIDPVTRDVVDVSPRNRLIDRTDAEVTAAIAANPEVKNVVLAYKNAVSPLAGQVVGRITAPLANAADAAGEMPAGDLIADAQLQATQPAGLGGAVMAFMNPGGVRNPGFVNAAGSYPYDLTYGDAFTVQPFGNSLVTMTLTAQQLKDLLEQQFAGCNGQTGTRVLQVSNGVQYRWSASGPTCAKVTDLSFTPTDLQAVPPVATGPTEQIVIGGVVQNPNRSYRVTVNNFLATGGDGFSVLTGGAQTQGGAQDIDALVAYLAGYKSPAAAYDPTSAALRKPRIVRVP, encoded by the coding sequence ATGAGCCGCCTGACCCTGATGGCCCGTGCGGTGGCCGCTGCCGGCCTGGCCGGCCTGGCCCTGTCCGCCTGCGCCGTGACGCCGGTGCCCGCCCAGGCGCCGGTCAGCATCAAGATCGTCGGTTTCAACGACTACCACGGCAACCTGGAGTCGCCAGGTACCTTCGGCGCCAACACCTCGGTGCCTTCGGCCCAGCGCCCGGCCGTGGGTGGCGCCGACTATCTGGCGGCCTACGTGGCCCGCATGCGCGCGGCCAATCCCAACACCGTGGTGGTGGGCGCAGGCGACTTCATCGGCGCCACGCCGCTGATCTCGTCGCTGTTCTTCGACGAGCCGGCGGTCGAGACGCTGAACAAGATCGGCGTGGAGTTCTCGGCCGTGGGCAACCACGAATTCGACAAGGGCAAGGACGAGCTGCGCCGGCTGCAGAACGGCGGCTGCAAGCTCACCAACGGCGCGCCCGATGCCAACAGCTGCCGCGGCTACGGCTCGGCCGCGCCCGGCAGCTTCGACGGTGCCAGGTTCCGCTGGCTGTCGGCCAACGTGGTGGAAACGGCCACCGGCAAGACGCTGCTGCCGGCTTATGGCATCAAGACCTTCGGCAAGGTGAAGGTGGCCTTCATCGGCATGACGCTCAAGGGCACGCCCGGCATCGTCACGCCGACCGGCGTCGCCGGCCTCAGCTTCCGCGACGAGGCGCAGACCGTGAACGAACTGGTGCCGCGCCTGCGGGCGCAGGGCATCGAGGCCATCGTGGTGCTGGTGCACCAGGGCGGCTTCCAGGGTGCGGGCAACAGCGACATCAACGGCTGCGTCGGCGACCTGGCCGGCAGCGACATCGCCGGCATCGTCAAGCAGCTGGACAACGCGGTCGATCTGGTGATCAGCGGCCACACCCATGCGGCCTACAACTGCTCGCGCAACACGCTGGACAACGGCAGCGTGGCCCGCGAGGCCGGCCTGCCCAACAAGGCCGGCCGCAAGGTGCCGGTGACCAGCGCCAGCGCCTTCGGCCGCGTGCTGACCGAGGTGGACCTGAAGATCGACCCGGTGACCCGCGACGTGGTGGACGTGAGCCCGCGCAACCGCCTGATCGACCGCACCGACGCCGAAGTGACCGCCGCGATCGCCGCCAACCCGGAGGTGAAGAACGTGGTGCTGGCCTACAAGAATGCGGTGTCGCCCTTGGCCGGCCAGGTGGTGGGCCGCATCACGGCACCGCTGGCCAATGCGGCCGATGCCGCCGGCGAGATGCCGGCCGGCGACCTGATCGCCGATGCGCAGCTGCAGGCGACCCAGCCTGCCGGGCTGGGCGGCGCGGTGATGGCCTTCATGAACCCGGGCGGCGTGCGCAACCCCGGCTTCGTCAACGCCGCGGGCAGCTATCCGTACGACCTGACCTATGGCGATGCCTTCACCGTGCAGCCCTTCGGCAACAGCCTGGTGACGATGACGCTGACCGCCCAGCAGCTGAAGGACCTGCTGGAGCAGCAGTTCGCCGGCTGCAACGGCCAGACGGGCACGCGCGTCCTGCAGGTGTCCAACGGCGTGCAGTACCGCTGGAGCGCCAGCGGCCCCACCTGCGCCAAGGTGACGGACCTGAGCTTCACGCCCACCGACCTGCAGGCCGTGCCGCCGGTGGCCACCGGCCCGACGGAGCAGATCGTCATCGGCGGCGTGGTTCAGAACCCCAACCGCAGCTACCGCGTGACGGTGAACAACTTCCTGGCCACCGGGGGTGACGGCTTCAGCGTGTTGACGGGCGGTGCCCAGACGCAGGGCGGGGCGCAGGACATCGACGCGCTGGTGGCCTACCTGGCCGGCTACAAGTCGCCGGCCGCGGCCTACGACCCGACGTCGGCCGCGCTGCGCAAGCCGCGCATCGTGCGGGTGCCTTGA
- a CDS encoding PEP-CTERM sorting domain-containing protein (PEP-CTERM proteins occur, often in large numbers, in the proteomes of bacteria that also encode an exosortase, a predicted intramembrane cysteine proteinase. The presence of a PEP-CTERM domain at a protein's C-terminus predicts cleavage within the sorting domain, followed by covalent anchoring to some some component of the (usually Gram-negative) cell surface. Many PEP-CTERM proteins exhibit an unusual sequence composition that includes large numbers of potential glycosylation sites. Expression of one such protein has been shown restore the ability of a bacterium to form floc, a type of biofilm.) — MTTLQPRRAACAIALAACLPLLQLPVQAASLAADGQWAEFYVDALTARDGGLGWIDTDTGLAQTFEFSVPVGFVGRLTVVDGGFAGDTFALSLGGQPLGFTSAVPATAGDSLGVDFEAALADGRYSRGVFTLQAGSYTLSGRLLQSAVLGGVALEATVGGLQLQVSAVPEPGNLALLLAGLPLLGLALRRRCEGGA, encoded by the coding sequence TTGACCACTCTGCAACCTCGCCGGGCCGCCTGCGCCATCGCGCTGGCCGCCTGCCTGCCCTTGCTGCAGCTGCCCGTCCAGGCCGCCTCGCTGGCCGCTGACGGCCAGTGGGCCGAGTTCTATGTCGATGCCCTGACCGCCCGCGACGGTGGCCTGGGCTGGATCGACACCGACACCGGCCTGGCCCAGACCTTCGAGTTCAGCGTGCCGGTCGGCTTCGTCGGCCGCCTCACCGTGGTGGACGGCGGCTTCGCCGGTGACACCTTCGCCCTCTCGTTGGGCGGGCAGCCGCTGGGTTTCACCAGCGCAGTGCCGGCCACGGCAGGCGACAGCCTCGGCGTGGACTTTGAAGCGGCGCTGGCCGATGGCCGCTACAGCCGCGGCGTGTTCACGCTGCAGGCGGGCTCGTACACGCTGAGTGGCCGGCTGCTGCAGTCGGCCGTGCTGGGCGGCGTGGCCCTGGAGGCCACCGTGGGTGGCCTGCAGCTGCAGGTGAGCGCGGTGCCCGAGCCCGGCAACCTGGCGCTGCTGCTGGCCGGCCTGCCGCTGCTGGGCCTGGCCCTGCGCCGCCGCTGCGAAGGGGGTGCATGA
- a CDS encoding TetR/AcrR family transcriptional regulator — MKVRTEARREAIVREATRLFLEMGYERATMSELAQRVGGSKATLYGYFPSKEELFAAVTEATGETHLAEAVAELDALPHVGLEAGLIRFAEKLLSLIVKEEAQALQRMIVGESGRSNVGEVFMQRGPRRCIEAVCAALQAAMDRGDLQPGPAPILTLQLLGLVRAEVELRQYLQHPPRLTRKQLGEMAGRAVRVFLGGYRASAPPV; from the coding sequence ATGAAAGTCCGCACCGAAGCCCGCCGCGAAGCCATCGTCCGGGAGGCCACCCGGCTATTCCTCGAGATGGGCTACGAACGCGCCACGATGAGCGAGCTGGCGCAGCGCGTCGGCGGCTCCAAGGCCACGCTGTATGGCTACTTTCCCTCCAAGGAGGAGCTGTTCGCCGCCGTGACCGAGGCCACCGGCGAAACCCATCTGGCCGAGGCGGTCGCCGAGCTGGACGCGCTGCCGCACGTCGGGCTGGAGGCCGGGTTGATCCGCTTCGCCGAGAAGCTGCTGTCGCTGATCGTGAAGGAGGAAGCGCAGGCGCTGCAGCGCATGATCGTCGGTGAGTCCGGGCGCAGCAACGTGGGCGAGGTGTTCATGCAGCGCGGGCCGCGGCGCTGCATCGAGGCGGTCTGCGCCGCCTTGCAGGCCGCGATGGACCGCGGCGATCTGCAGCCGGGCCCGGCCCCCATCCTCACGCTGCAGTTGCTGGGCCTGGTGCGGGCCGAGGTGGAGTTGCGCCAGTATCTGCAGCATCCGCCGCGGCTCACGCGCAAGCAGCTGGGCGAGATGGCCGGTCGCGCCGTGCGCGTGTTCCTGGGCGGCTACCGCGCGTCGGCTCCCCCGGTCTGA
- a CDS encoding efflux RND transporter periplasmic adaptor subunit: MRPVAAATSTLLALTAAALLSACGEPPGGPPPQATGTPQVSVMTLQPQRLALTTELPGRVAAAVSAEVRPQVSGVIQKRLFTEGGSVRAGDLLYQIDPATYQAAVASAEATLARAEATLTSAQLKAERQRELAQIQAVSRQDLEDAEAALKQARADVASAQAALQTQRINLAYTRVTAPVAGRIGRSAVTPGALVTANQSGVLATIQQLDPIYVDVTQSSSALLALRRSLGAGTVKGGAAKVKVVLEDGSTYAEPGTLEFAETSVDANTGTVTLRVRVPNPRGELLPGMYARAVVEQGVVDDALLVPQQAVARDGSGQALVSLVGADGKLTRQPVTAERALGDRWLLTAGVKAGDRVAVEGQQKVTPGAEVQAVAATASTAQR; encoded by the coding sequence TTGCGCCCCGTTGCCGCAGCCACCTCCACCTTGCTGGCCCTGACGGCCGCCGCGCTGCTGTCCGCCTGCGGCGAGCCGCCGGGCGGCCCGCCGCCGCAGGCCACCGGCACGCCGCAGGTCAGCGTGATGACGCTGCAGCCCCAGCGCCTGGCGCTGACCACCGAACTGCCGGGCCGGGTGGCTGCCGCGGTGAGCGCCGAGGTGCGGCCGCAGGTGTCGGGGGTGATCCAGAAGCGCCTGTTCACCGAAGGCGGCAGCGTGCGGGCGGGCGACTTGCTCTACCAGATCGACCCTGCCACCTACCAGGCGGCCGTCGCCAGCGCCGAGGCCACGCTGGCCCGCGCCGAAGCCACGCTGACCAGCGCCCAGCTGAAGGCCGAGCGCCAGCGCGAGCTGGCACAGATCCAGGCCGTGAGTCGCCAGGATTTGGAGGATGCCGAGGCTGCGCTCAAGCAAGCCAGGGCGGATGTGGCTTCGGCCCAGGCCGCCTTGCAGACGCAACGGATCAACCTGGCCTACACCCGCGTCACCGCGCCGGTGGCCGGGCGCATCGGGCGTTCCGCCGTCACGCCGGGCGCGCTGGTCACGGCCAACCAGAGCGGCGTGCTGGCCACCATCCAGCAGCTCGACCCCATCTACGTGGACGTGACCCAGTCCAGCAGCGCGCTGCTGGCACTGCGGCGCTCGCTGGGCGCCGGCACGGTCAAGGGCGGCGCCGCCAAGGTCAAGGTGGTGCTGGAAGACGGCAGCACCTATGCCGAGCCGGGCACGCTGGAGTTCGCCGAAACCAGCGTCGACGCCAACACGGGCACGGTCACGCTGCGCGTGCGGGTGCCCAACCCGCGCGGCGAGCTGCTGCCCGGCATGTACGCCCGTGCGGTGGTGGAGCAAGGCGTGGTGGACGACGCGCTGCTGGTGCCGCAGCAGGCGGTGGCGCGCGACGGCAGCGGCCAGGCGCTGGTCTCGCTGGTGGGCGCCGACGGCAAGCTGACGCGCCAGCCGGTGACGGCCGAACGCGCCCTGGGCGACCGCTGGCTGTTGACCGCCGGCGTCAAGGCCGGCGACCGGGTGGCCGTGGAAGGCCAGCAGAAGGTCACGCCGGGTGCTGAGGTGCAGGCCGTGGCCGCCACCGCGTCCACCGCGCAGCGCTGA